The Armatimonadota bacterium genome includes a window with the following:
- the nusG gene encoding transcription termination/antitermination protein NusG yields MEKHWYAVHTYAGHENKVKTSIERRAESLNLKDKISRILVPTEPELRTRGGKRTEVQRKIFPGYVLIEMVLDETTWHLVKSTAGVTGFVSSGNKPVPMQDREIEGILQAVDGPKQPPRVKWAVGDVVRVVSGPFAEFTGKIEDVNVPKETVKVLISIFGRDTPVELEFSQIERL; encoded by the coding sequence ATGGAAAAGCACTGGTACGCGGTTCATACATACGCGGGCCACGAAAACAAAGTCAAGACGAGCATCGAGCGCCGGGCTGAGTCGCTCAACCTGAAGGACAAGATCTCCAGGATCCTTGTCCCCACGGAGCCGGAGCTTCGCACGCGCGGCGGCAAGCGAACGGAAGTTCAGCGCAAGATCTTCCCGGGATATGTGCTCATCGAGATGGTGCTGGATGAGACCACCTGGCACCTGGTGAAGAGCACGGCCGGCGTCACCGGCTTCGTTTCTTCCGGGAACAAGCCGGTGCCGATGCAGGATCGGGAGATCGAGGGCATCCTTCAGGCGGTGGACGGACCCAAGCAGCCTCCGCGCGTCAAGTGGGCGGTGGGGGATGTGGTCCGCGTGGTCAGCGGTCCCTTCGCGGAGTTCACCGGCAAGATAGAGGACGTGAACGTCCCGAAGGAGACAGTCAAGGTGCTGATCTCCATCTTCGGTCGGGACACCCCGGTGGAGCTGGAGTTCAGCCAGATTGAACGCCTGTAG
- a CDS encoding xylulokinase, producing MTIFLGADIGTTSAKCLAVDDEGSILAEAQDPYGMSHPHQGWAEQDPEDFWRGLVSVVRGCLEQLRSCGREPESVAALALSTQGDTLIAADRCGRPLRPAISWMDARSSAECARLLAEADQRFWYSETGIRLTPYSSACAVLWLAENEPETLRDGVVCWVPDFLAWRMTGRRVADVPSASWTPFFNPFARRWSGKVAQMVGLLVEYLPETAEAGEPIGCLSRDAAAELGLPEKTPVVAGAFDQAAAAHGAGAAPGGRWVLSCGTAWVLYAVALRPPRDPEGNLPVCCHVQSDAWGLVLPFSGGTVFDWVRRTFGADGAASEADSGKDPLIFIPHLYGGLCPDWREESKGTLVGLTLSHTAADIELAVMRGLAFEARRNLEAAAPLAGGPERLRMVGGATKSALWPQLIADILGLPVEVLDCAESACYGAARLAAGGCPAAWTGRVVRVVEPQPSRVEAEREFYGRYLDAYRRALEFYRA from the coding sequence GTGACCATCTTCCTTGGGGCGGACATCGGCACGACTTCCGCCAAGTGCCTCGCCGTGGATGATGAGGGCAGCATTCTGGCGGAAGCGCAGGATCCGTACGGGATGTCCCATCCGCACCAGGGTTGGGCCGAGCAGGACCCGGAGGACTTCTGGAGGGGGCTGGTCTCGGTGGTGCGGGGCTGTCTGGAGCAGTTGCGCTCCTGCGGCAGGGAGCCGGAAAGTGTGGCCGCACTGGCCCTCAGCACACAGGGAGATACCCTCATCGCCGCAGACCGATGCGGACGCCCCTTGCGGCCAGCCATCAGTTGGATGGACGCGCGCTCATCCGCGGAGTGCGCCCGCCTGCTGGCGGAGGCGGATCAGCGGTTCTGGTATTCGGAGACAGGGATCCGCTTGACGCCTTACAGTTCGGCGTGCGCTGTGCTGTGGCTGGCCGAGAACGAACCGGAGACGCTGCGAGACGGCGTAGTCTGCTGGGTGCCGGACTTTCTGGCATGGCGGATGACCGGACGGCGCGTTGCGGATGTGCCGTCAGCTTCGTGGACCCCGTTTTTCAACCCGTTTGCGAGGCGCTGGTCCGGGAAAGTGGCCCAGATGGTGGGCCTGCTGGTGGAGTACCTGCCGGAGACGGCGGAGGCCGGGGAGCCTATCGGCTGTCTCTCGCGGGATGCGGCAGCCGAGCTCGGACTTCCGGAGAAGACGCCGGTGGTGGCCGGAGCCTTCGACCAGGCTGCCGCGGCCCACGGGGCGGGGGCCGCGCCGGGCGGGCGCTGGGTGCTCTCATGCGGGACAGCCTGGGTGCTCTACGCCGTGGCCTTGCGTCCCCCCCGGGATCCGGAGGGCAACCTTCCCGTCTGTTGCCACGTGCAGTCGGATGCATGGGGGCTGGTGCTTCCGTTCAGCGGCGGCACGGTGTTTGACTGGGTCAGGCGCACGTTCGGGGCGGATGGCGCTGCCTCAGAGGCGGATTCCGGCAAAGACCCTCTCATCTTCATCCCCCACCTCTACGGGGGGCTTTGTCCGGACTGGCGGGAGGAGTCAAAGGGGACGCTCGTGGGGCTGACCCTTTCGCACACGGCCGCGGACATCGAGCTTGCTGTTATGCGCGGGCTGGCGTTTGAGGCGCGGCGCAATCTGGAAGCGGCGGCGCCGCTGGCCGGCGGGCCGGAGCGGTTGCGGATGGTGGGGGGAGCTACGAAGAGCGCCCTATGGCCGCAGCTGATTGCGGACATCCTGGGCCTTCCGGTGGAGGTGTTGGACTGCGCGGAGTCGGCGTGTTACGGAGCCGCGCGTCTGGCCGCTGGCGGGTGCCCCGCCGCATGGACGGGCCGAGTTGTCCGCGTCGTTGAACCGCAGCCTTCACGCGTGGAGGCCGAGCGGGAGTTTTACGGGCGGTATCTGGACGCCTACCGGCGCGCTCTGGAGTTTTACCGGGCCTGA
- a CDS encoding aspartyl/glutamyl-tRNA(Asn/Gln) amidotransferase subunit C — translation MKLTLEEVSNVAVLARLALPEEELRRLAGHLNQIIEHFAALQELDTTDVEPTERVLPMVNVYREDVALPGLDREEVLRGAPRSNGEAFLVPRVVDTADGKDCGQ, via the coding sequence TTGAAGCTTACCCTTGAAGAGGTCTCGAACGTGGCTGTCCTGGCCCGCCTGGCGCTTCCCGAGGAAGAGCTGCGCAGGCTGGCCGGCCATCTGAATCAGATCATCGAGCACTTCGCGGCGCTCCAGGAACTGGATACCACGGATGTGGAACCCACGGAGCGCGTCCTGCCGATGGTCAATGTCTACCGCGAAGACGTCGCTCTTCCCGGCCTGGATCGCGAGGAAGTGCTGCGCGGCGCTCCGCGGTCCAATGGCGAGGCGTTCCTGGTTCCCCGCGTTGTGGACACGGCGGACGGCAAGGACTGCGGGCAGTGA
- the gatA gene encoding glutamyl-tRNA(Gln) amidotransferase subunit A, translating into MTRDIENIQTAWQASEALRSGRISARDLTRACLERIAALEPSLSAFLALTEEIAMEAAARFDANPAAFPDPLAGVPAAVKDNMCLKGVPCTCASRILEGWEPPYNATAVQRILDRGGVICGKTNLDEFAMGSSTENSAFKVTRNPWNTSTVPGGSSGGSAAAVAAGQVFYALGSDTGGSIRQPASFCGIVGVKPTYGRVSRYGLVAYASSLDQIGPLTRDVRDAALVLNIICGHDPLDSTSYPGESPDFTQALVRDVQGMTVGLPREFFAQGVREDVAQAVQEGARVLEKAGAKIREISMPNVGYALPVYYIIAPAEASSNLARYDGVRYGHRSGAASDHVDMFMRSRAEGFGAEVKQRIMIGTYALSAGYYDAYYLKAQQVRTLLRRDFDRAFQECDVLLTPTSPTPAFAVGERADDPFQMKLADVCTIPVNLAGIPALSLPCGLVDGLPVGMQIMARPFDEETMLRAAYTFEQATEFHRLRPAI; encoded by the coding sequence ATGACGCGCGACATCGAAAACATCCAGACCGCCTGGCAGGCATCCGAAGCGCTCCGTTCGGGCCGCATCTCTGCCCGCGATCTGACACGCGCCTGCCTGGAGCGCATCGCCGCGCTGGAGCCGTCGCTTTCGGCGTTTCTGGCTCTAACCGAAGAGATAGCTATGGAGGCAGCCGCGCGTTTCGATGCCAACCCGGCCGCCTTTCCCGACCCGCTGGCAGGGGTGCCGGCTGCGGTGAAGGACAATATGTGCCTGAAGGGCGTGCCCTGCACCTGCGCCTCGCGCATCCTGGAGGGATGGGAGCCTCCCTACAATGCCACCGCCGTCCAGCGCATTCTGGACCGGGGAGGGGTCATCTGCGGCAAGACAAACCTGGACGAGTTCGCGATGGGGTCCTCCACAGAGAATTCCGCATTCAAGGTGACGCGCAATCCCTGGAACACCTCCACAGTGCCTGGCGGCTCGAGCGGAGGGTCTGCGGCTGCGGTGGCTGCGGGACAGGTGTTCTATGCCCTCGGCTCAGATACCGGGGGGTCCATTCGCCAGCCGGCCTCCTTCTGCGGGATTGTGGGTGTGAAACCCACATACGGCCGGGTGTCGCGGTACGGACTGGTGGCTTATGCTTCCAGTCTGGACCAGATTGGCCCGCTCACGCGTGATGTCAGGGACGCTGCGCTGGTGTTGAACATCATCTGCGGGCACGATCCTCTGGACTCCACCAGCTATCCCGGCGAATCGCCGGACTTCACACAGGCTCTCGTGCGGGATGTGCAGGGCATGACGGTGGGGCTGCCGCGGGAGTTCTTCGCTCAGGGTGTGCGGGAAGACGTGGCCCAGGCCGTGCAGGAAGGGGCCCGGGTGCTGGAGAAAGCGGGCGCGAAGATCCGGGAAATCTCCATGCCCAACGTGGGCTACGCGCTCCCGGTCTACTACATCATCGCGCCGGCGGAGGCCAGCTCCAACCTGGCGCGCTACGACGGAGTGCGTTACGGCCACCGCTCCGGCGCAGCTTCGGACCACGTGGATATGTTCATGCGCTCGCGCGCGGAGGGTTTTGGTGCGGAGGTCAAACAGCGCATCATGATCGGGACCTACGCGCTTTCGGCCGGATACTACGATGCCTATTACCTGAAAGCCCAGCAGGTGCGCACCCTTCTGCGACGCGACTTCGACCGGGCCTTTCAGGAGTGCGATGTGCTGCTGACACCCACATCGCCCACGCCTGCCTTCGCAGTGGGCGAGCGCGCGGACGATCCCTTCCAGATGAAGCTGGCCGATGTCTGCACCATCCCGGTGAATCTGGCGGGCATTCCGGCGCTCAGCCTGCCCTGCGGGCTGGTGGACGGTCTTCCCGTGGGAATGCAGATCATGGCCCGGCCATTCGACGAGGAAACCATGCTGCGCGCGGCCTACACCT
- the tuf gene encoding elongation factor Tu, translated as MAKQKFERTKPHVNIGTIGHVDHGKTSLTAAITAYLEKKALAKYTPYDQIDGAPEERERGVTINIFHAEYETENRHYAHVDCPGHADYIKNMITGAAQMDGAILVVSAADGPMPQTREHILLARQVNVPYIVVFMNKTDMVDDPELLDLVELEVRDLLNKYEFPGDDVPVVRGSAVKALEDIQAGNLDSEWSKAIGELLDAVDSYIPTPQRETDKPFLMSVEDVFTITGRGTVATGRVERGTLKLNEPVEIVGIRETRQTVVTGIEMFRKMLDECQAGDNVGLLLRGVERKDVERGQVIAKPKSITPHTKFEAEVYVLTKEEGGRHTPFFKGYRPQFYFRTTDVTGSVELPEGVEMVMPGDNVHIIAELIVPIALEEGLRFAIREGGHTVGAGVVSKIIE; from the coding sequence TTGGCAAAGCAGAAGTTTGAGCGGACGAAGCCGCATGTGAACATTGGGACGATTGGTCATGTGGACCATGGTAAGACGTCATTGACGGCGGCGATCACGGCGTATTTGGAGAAGAAGGCACTGGCGAAGTATACGCCTTATGATCAGATTGACGGTGCGCCTGAGGAGCGTGAGCGTGGTGTGACGATCAACATTTTCCATGCGGAGTATGAGACGGAGAATCGTCATTATGCTCACGTGGACTGTCCAGGTCATGCGGACTACATCAAGAACATGATCACGGGCGCGGCGCAGATGGACGGAGCGATTTTGGTGGTGAGCGCTGCGGACGGTCCGATGCCCCAGACGCGGGAGCATATATTGCTGGCGCGTCAGGTGAACGTGCCTTACATTGTGGTGTTTATGAACAAGACGGACATGGTGGATGATCCGGAGCTTTTGGATCTGGTGGAGCTTGAGGTCCGTGATCTGTTGAACAAGTATGAGTTTCCTGGGGACGATGTTCCTGTGGTGCGGGGGAGTGCTGTGAAGGCGCTTGAGGACATTCAGGCCGGGAACTTGGACAGTGAGTGGTCGAAGGCGATCGGGGAGCTGTTGGATGCTGTGGACAGCTACATACCGACGCCGCAGCGAGAGACGGACAAGCCGTTTTTGATGAGTGTTGAGGATGTGTTCACGATCACGGGCCGAGGGACGGTGGCGACGGGTCGTGTTGAGCGTGGGACTTTGAAGCTGAACGAGCCTGTTGAGATTGTGGGGATTCGGGAGACCCGTCAGACGGTGGTGACGGGGATAGAGATGTTCCGTAAGATGCTGGACGAGTGCCAGGCTGGGGACAATGTGGGGCTTTTGCTTCGAGGAGTGGAGCGCAAGGATGTAGAGCGTGGTCAGGTTATAGCGAAGCCGAAGTCGATCACGCCGCATACGAAGTTTGAGGCTGAGGTGTATGTGTTGACGAAGGAGGAGGGGGGTCGTCACACGCCGTTTTTCAAGGGGTATCGTCCCCAGTTTTACTTCCGGACGACGGACGTGACGGGGTCGGTGGAGCTGCCTGAGGGTGTGGAGATGGTGATGCCTGGGGACAATGTGCACATCATTGCGGAGCTGATTGTGCCGATTGCGCTGGAGGAAGGACTCCGGTTTGCGATCCGCGAGGGCGGCCACACCGTCGGCGCCGGAGTCGTCTCCAAGATCATCGAGTAG
- a CDS encoding helicase: MTPFQFLERIRHSQGYSGQIVHVEDIPPRDARYAGPARPLPDLLRRALQETGVESLYTHQAAALDAVRAGESVAVVTGTASGKTLCYNLPVLERLLTNHSATALYLYPTKALAQDQLGKLRQFRLPGRVRLCSYDGDTSRDDRAAARRAARLVLSNVDMLHQGILPHHAAWGRFFRRLEFVVLDEMHTYRGVFGSHVGCVLRRLRRICRHYGSRPQFIFTSATIANPQELARGLSGLDVRVIDDDGSPRGPRKFVFWNPPVLGNDGRRRSAHSEATGLFAGLVADGVRNITFTRARRSAELVLRYAREQLEHFDPQLRERVMSYRAGYRPEERREIERQLFDGSLIGVVSTDAMELGVDVGRLDATVLVGYPGTISSAWQQAGRAGRGREEALSVLVALEDPLDQYLMTHPSYFFEQGHERVLVNPANEYILAPHICCAVFELPTTEQDLLEFGDNAPDLAWRMCAEGELGFRSGRFYYLPDDYPAAQVGIRSSSSSRFRIVTRSGQELGEVDAERAFREVHEGAIYLHQGESYRVVSLNLVSREAMVEPGEFNYYTRAAEEVDLRVVEEVESVPLGAATAHFGRVEVTSRVVAYRKIDLYSDSVQAVVDLDLPEQSFLTEGVWFTVPHRLVRRLSDDGFDLMGSIHAIEHAAIGLTPLVASCDRWDVGGISHPYHLDSGGLATVFIYDAYPGGVGIASACYLRLKDLLTETLELLRDCPCEDGCPSCIHSPKCGSGNEPLDKAGALRLLGLILSGKRDEEGILAE; encoded by the coding sequence ATGACACCTTTCCAGTTCCTCGAGCGCATCCGCCATTCGCAGGGGTATTCGGGGCAGATCGTTCACGTGGAGGACATCCCGCCCCGAGACGCCCGGTATGCCGGACCGGCCCGTCCTCTGCCCGATTTGCTCCGCCGTGCCCTGCAGGAAACAGGTGTCGAGTCGCTCTACACCCATCAGGCAGCGGCGCTGGACGCCGTGAGGGCAGGCGAGAGCGTGGCTGTGGTGACCGGGACGGCCAGCGGAAAGACTCTCTGTTACAACCTCCCCGTGCTGGAGCGGCTGCTGACCAACCACTCGGCCACAGCCCTTTATCTTTATCCCACCAAGGCGCTCGCGCAGGATCAGCTGGGCAAGCTGAGACAGTTCCGCCTGCCCGGCAGGGTTAGGCTTTGCTCCTACGACGGTGACACCTCTCGGGATGATCGCGCGGCGGCCCGGCGCGCGGCCAGACTGGTGCTCTCCAACGTGGACATGCTCCATCAGGGCATCCTTCCCCATCACGCAGCCTGGGGGCGCTTCTTCCGCCGCCTGGAGTTCGTCGTGCTGGACGAGATGCACACGTACCGGGGGGTGTTCGGTTCACACGTAGGTTGCGTGCTGCGCAGGCTGCGGCGGATCTGCCGGCATTATGGATCCCGCCCGCAGTTCATCTTCACCAGCGCCACCATCGCCAATCCGCAAGAGCTGGCCCGGGGCCTAAGCGGACTGGATGTGCGCGTGATCGATGATGACGGATCGCCCCGGGGGCCGCGCAAATTCGTGTTCTGGAACCCGCCCGTGTTGGGCAACGACGGAAGGCGGCGCAGCGCCCACAGCGAAGCGACCGGGCTGTTCGCCGGGCTGGTGGCGGACGGGGTGCGCAACATCACATTCACCCGTGCGCGCCGCAGCGCGGAGCTCGTTCTGCGCTATGCCAGAGAGCAGCTGGAACATTTCGACCCGCAGTTGCGCGAGCGTGTCATGTCCTACCGGGCCGGATACCGTCCAGAGGAGCGCCGCGAGATCGAGCGTCAGCTATTCGACGGGAGCCTGATCGGCGTGGTCTCGACCGATGCGATGGAGCTGGGGGTGGATGTCGGCAGGCTGGACGCCACCGTGCTGGTGGGTTACCCCGGGACTATCTCCAGCGCCTGGCAGCAGGCTGGCCGCGCGGGACGGGGGCGCGAAGAGGCTCTCAGTGTGCTTGTGGCGCTGGAGGATCCTCTGGACCAGTATCTGATGACCCATCCCTCTTACTTTTTCGAACAGGGCCACGAGCGCGTGCTGGTCAACCCGGCCAACGAGTATATCCTGGCTCCGCATATCTGCTGCGCGGTCTTCGAGCTTCCCACCACAGAGCAGGATCTCTTGGAGTTCGGAGACAACGCCCCGGATCTCGCCTGGCGCATGTGTGCGGAGGGGGAACTCGGCTTCCGGAGTGGGAGGTTCTACTATCTTCCAGACGACTATCCTGCGGCCCAGGTAGGTATCCGTTCGTCCTCTTCCTCGCGCTTCCGGATCGTAACCCGCTCGGGGCAGGAGCTAGGCGAAGTGGACGCGGAGCGCGCATTCCGGGAGGTGCACGAGGGGGCCATTTACCTGCATCAGGGGGAGAGCTACCGCGTCGTCAGCCTGAACCTTGTCTCGCGTGAGGCGATGGTGGAGCCCGGCGAGTTCAACTATTACACGCGCGCGGCGGAGGAGGTGGACCTGAGAGTGGTCGAGGAGGTGGAGAGTGTCCCGCTGGGTGCCGCAACCGCGCATTTCGGTCGGGTGGAGGTGACCTCGCGCGTGGTTGCCTATCGCAAGATAGACCTCTATTCGGATTCTGTGCAGGCAGTGGTGGATCTGGACCTGCCGGAGCAGAGCTTCCTGACGGAGGGAGTCTGGTTCACCGTCCCTCACCGGCTGGTGCGGCGGCTCAGCGATGATGGGTTCGACCTGATGGGCAGCATCCATGCCATCGAGCACGCTGCCATTGGGTTGACACCGCTGGTGGCATCCTGTGACCGGTGGGATGTGGGGGGTATCTCGCATCCCTATCATCTGGACTCCGGAGGACTGGCGACGGTGTTCATCTACGACGCGTATCCTGGCGGTGTGGGTATCGCAAGCGCGTGCTATCTGAGGCTGAAGGATCTGCTGACGGAGACCCTAGAGCTTCTGCGCGATTGCCCGTGTGAGGACGGATGCCCGTCCTGCATTCACTCGCCCAAGTGCGGCAGTGGGAACGAACCGCTGGACAAAGCGGGCGCGCTGCGGCTTCTGGGACTCATCCTTTCCGGCAAGCGGGATGAGGAAGGCATCCTGGCGGAATGA
- the rpmG gene encoding 50S ribosomal protein L33 produces MATDIRVVITMACTECRARNYATTKNRRKQTERLELKKHCPVCRKHTVHREAK; encoded by the coding sequence TTGGCGACAGATATCAGGGTGGTCATAACGATGGCGTGCACGGAGTGCCGGGCGCGCAACTATGCGACCACCAAGAATCGCCGCAAGCAGACGGAGCGGCTGGAACTTAAGAAGCATTGCCCGGTGTGCCGAAAACATACTGTGCACCGGGAGGCGAAGTAG
- a CDS encoding fructose-bisphosphate aldolase encodes MTGRDIRLARLFSGGRNAVVVAVDHGEFDGPLPGMVDLGDTVRRIDPCVSAILLSPGMLRHTAHAFSVKGAPMAVVRLNWSTHFCFHWNYEAGIAVEAFSPQDAVALGAECVLICLTLKTGDEGRDAANVELFCRLAAEARRLGLPVVGEYFPARPDRLSPEELHDEVMRGSRILAELGADLIKTYCTVRFNEVTQGCPVPVLGLGAEKTPRQIQALELAERIVQGGGRGVVFGRNAVQVPDPAAFQRALCAVVQEGLAPSEAARAYGLQD; translated from the coding sequence ATGACGGGCAGAGATATCCGGCTGGCGCGGCTTTTCAGCGGCGGCCGCAACGCGGTGGTGGTGGCCGTGGACCACGGGGAGTTCGACGGGCCGCTGCCGGGAATGGTGGACCTGGGGGATACGGTCCGAAGGATCGATCCGTGCGTGTCGGCCATCCTTTTGTCGCCGGGGATGCTGCGCCACACGGCGCACGCGTTCTCGGTCAAAGGCGCGCCGATGGCTGTGGTCCGCCTGAACTGGAGCACCCACTTTTGCTTTCACTGGAACTATGAGGCCGGGATCGCGGTGGAGGCATTCTCCCCGCAGGATGCGGTTGCGCTGGGAGCCGAGTGCGTGTTGATCTGTCTCACACTCAAGACCGGCGATGAGGGACGCGACGCCGCGAACGTTGAGCTGTTCTGCCGGCTGGCTGCCGAGGCGCGGCGCCTGGGCCTGCCTGTGGTGGGGGAGTATTTCCCCGCGCGCCCGGACCGTCTGAGCCCTGAGGAGTTGCACGACGAAGTGATGCGCGGCAGCCGCATCCTTGCGGAACTCGGAGCCGACCTGATCAAGACCTACTGTACTGTACGCTTCAACGAGGTGACGCAGGGCTGCCCTGTGCCCGTTCTGGGACTGGGGGCGGAGAAGACTCCGCGCCAGATCCAGGCGCTGGAGCTTGCGGAGCGGATCGTCCAGGGAGGCGGCCGCGGTGTGGTGTTCGGCCGCAACGCCGTCCAGGTGCCGGACCCGGCGGCCTTTCAACGGGCCCTGTGCGCCGTCGTGCAGGAGGGCCTGGCACCTTCAGAGGCCGCCCGCGCTTACGGGCTGCAGGACTGA